The Thermococcus thermotolerans genome contains a region encoding:
- a CDS encoding hydroxymethylglutaryl-CoA synthase: MKKLLKPRREVGIVGYGAYVPMYRIKAEEIGRVWGVSSFPIQEKAVPGLDEDALTIGIEAARNALKRAGIDPKLIRAVWFGSESKPYAVKPTGTVIAEAIGATPDVSTADFEFACKAGTEALQTAIGFVGSEMADYAMAIGADTAQGRPGDHLEFTAGAGGAAFIVGPKSSDTVAYFEGSYSYVTDTPDFWRRQHEHYPRHGNRFTGEPAYFHHIVNAAKTLMEELDLTVDDFDYAVFHQPNVKFPLTVAKILGIPKEKVLPGLLTGIIGNTYSGATMVGVSAVLDIAKPGDRILWVSFGSGAGSDAFSIVVQDAIEEKRELAPKTMDYVNRKKYIDYALYAKARRKFIM; the protein is encoded by the coding sequence ATGAAAAAGCTCCTGAAGCCAAGGCGCGAAGTCGGCATCGTCGGCTACGGTGCCTATGTTCCAATGTATAGAATCAAGGCCGAAGAGATAGGAAGGGTCTGGGGGGTTTCGAGTTTCCCAATACAGGAGAAGGCAGTCCCCGGCCTTGACGAGGACGCGCTCACGATAGGAATTGAGGCCGCGAGAAACGCCCTTAAGAGGGCAGGGATAGACCCGAAGCTTATCCGCGCCGTCTGGTTTGGAAGCGAGAGCAAGCCCTACGCCGTTAAGCCGACTGGCACGGTCATTGCCGAGGCGATAGGCGCGACCCCGGACGTCAGCACGGCGGACTTTGAGTTCGCCTGTAAGGCCGGGACCGAGGCGCTTCAGACTGCAATAGGCTTCGTCGGCTCAGAGATGGCTGACTATGCCATGGCCATTGGAGCCGACACCGCTCAGGGAAGGCCCGGCGACCACCTTGAGTTCACAGCCGGAGCAGGTGGAGCGGCCTTCATAGTCGGGCCGAAGAGCTCCGATACCGTGGCATACTTCGAAGGTAGCTACTCCTACGTCACAGACACGCCCGACTTCTGGAGGCGCCAGCACGAGCACTACCCGAGGCACGGCAACAGGTTCACCGGTGAACCAGCATACTTCCACCACATAGTCAACGCGGCCAAAACCCTCATGGAAGAGCTCGACCTCACAGTGGACGACTTCGACTACGCCGTCTTCCACCAGCCGAACGTCAAGTTCCCGCTCACCGTTGCCAAGATCCTCGGCATTCCGAAGGAGAAGGTTCTCCCCGGCCTGCTCACCGGAATCATCGGAAACACCTACAGCGGCGCCACCATGGTTGGTGTCTCTGCCGTTCTCGACATAGCCAAGCCCGGAGACAGGATCCTGTGGGTCAGCTTCGGCTCGGGTGCCGGAAGCGACGCCTTCAGCATTGTCGTCCAGGACGCCATCGAGGAGAAACGCGAGCTGGCTCCGAAGACCATGGACTACGTGAACAGGAAGAAGTACATCGACTACGCCCTCTACGCGAAGGCGAGGAGAAAGTTCATCATGTGA
- a CDS encoding thiolase domain-containing protein, with the protein MRKAVIIGAGMTPVGEHWKLGLRDLAVEALLNAMDDAGIDKVDSLYVGNMISGPFVEQENLGALIADWAGLGNIPAVKIEAACASGGAAVQEGVKAVLSGLEDVVAVVGVEKMTDAWPSDATRYLAYAADAEWELFHGASFVALNALVMRYYMKTYGYTEEDLALFAVNAHSNGAKNPYAMFKRPIKVETVLKSPYVADPLKLFDASPVCDGSAAVIITTPEKAKELGVSKEKWVEVAGMGRAIDTISLASREDLLTLKAAKVAAERAYRMAGVTAKDIDFFEVHDAFTVMAALSLEALGVAKKGEGAKLAREGQIAIDADYPIQTMGGLKARGHPVGATGVYQTVEAVLQLRGEAPSQVPDAEIGLTQNIGGTGSNITVNVFRRV; encoded by the coding sequence ATGAGGAAGGCTGTCATAATCGGTGCCGGTATGACCCCCGTTGGTGAGCACTGGAAGCTCGGGCTGAGGGATCTCGCGGTCGAGGCGCTCCTCAACGCTATGGATGATGCTGGAATAGACAAGGTCGATTCACTCTATGTTGGAAACATGATTTCTGGCCCATTCGTTGAGCAGGAGAACCTCGGGGCCCTCATAGCGGACTGGGCCGGACTCGGGAACATCCCCGCCGTTAAAATCGAAGCAGCATGTGCCAGCGGCGGTGCCGCCGTCCAGGAGGGCGTTAAGGCTGTCCTCAGCGGACTGGAAGACGTGGTTGCGGTGGTTGGCGTCGAGAAGATGACCGACGCCTGGCCGAGCGACGCCACCAGATACCTCGCCTATGCGGCTGACGCCGAGTGGGAGCTCTTCCACGGGGCGAGTTTTGTTGCCTTAAACGCGCTCGTGATGCGCTACTACATGAAGACCTACGGCTATACCGAAGAGGATCTGGCGCTCTTCGCAGTTAACGCGCACTCCAACGGTGCCAAGAACCCCTACGCCATGTTCAAGCGCCCGATTAAGGTCGAGACCGTTCTCAAGAGCCCCTACGTTGCCGATCCGCTCAAGCTCTTCGACGCCTCGCCGGTCTGCGACGGATCCGCCGCGGTCATAATCACAACCCCCGAGAAGGCCAAAGAACTAGGCGTTTCTAAGGAGAAGTGGGTCGAAGTAGCCGGAATGGGGCGCGCCATAGACACCATAAGCCTCGCCAGCAGGGAGGATTTACTCACCCTCAAGGCGGCAAAGGTCGCCGCTGAGAGAGCATACAGGATGGCTGGCGTTACCGCCAAGGACATCGACTTCTTCGAGGTTCATGACGCCTTTACCGTCATGGCGGCACTCAGCCTCGAAGCCCTCGGTGTTGCCAAGAAGGGAGAGGGAGCAAAGCTTGCTAGGGAAGGACAGATAGCCATTGATGCCGACTATCCGATACAGACCATGGGAGGTCTCAAGGCTCGCGGTCATCCGGTTGGAGCGACCGGCGTTTACCAGACGGTTGAGGCGGTGCTCCAGCTCCGCGGCGAGGCGCCGAGCCAGGTGCCCGATGCGGAAATCGGCCTGACCCAAAACATAGGTGGAACCGGTTCGAACATAACGGTCAATGTCTTTAGGAGGGTCTGA
- a CDS encoding Zn-ribbon domain-containing OB-fold protein: protein MARPMQVSRYWRHFREKYRLIGGKCENDHVHFPKRSICPVCGSRNVEEIELSGKGKVISWTIVRNPPSGFEYYKPFPLALIELEEGPVVLAQLTDVDPEEIDFGMEVEVVTKKIREFEEDGIILYGYKFRPPVK from the coding sequence ATGGCGCGCCCGATGCAGGTTTCCCGCTATTGGAGGCACTTCCGTGAGAAGTACAGGCTCATAGGCGGAAAGTGCGAGAACGATCACGTCCACTTTCCGAAGAGGTCGATTTGTCCTGTCTGCGGCTCAAGAAACGTCGAGGAAATCGAGCTGAGCGGAAAGGGCAAGGTCATCAGCTGGACGATAGTAAGAAACCCGCCGAGCGGCTTCGAGTACTACAAGCCCTTCCCGCTGGCACTGATAGAGCTTGAGGAGGGGCCGGTAGTACTCGCCCAGCTGACCGACGTTGACCCCGAGGAGATAGACTTCGGAATGGAGGTCGAGGTCGTCACCAAGAAGATAAGGGAGTTCGAGGAGGACGGAATAATCCTCTACGGCTACAAGTTCAGGCCGCCTGTGAAGTGA
- a CDS encoding GNAT family N-acetyltransferase — MSGVRIERLQRLDQETLERLIEIYMRGYEGMREYGGEGESYAKRYLRWCWDKAKAGFFVAKVGDEIAGFIVCDNDWYSKYEGRTVGAIHEFVVDKRFQGHGIGHRLMEKCLEYLAEHNDRIELWVGEKNEKAIRFYEDYGFKRVGQSGIWVRMVKDLRKDDAPREKGK, encoded by the coding sequence ATGAGCGGGGTGAGGATAGAGAGGCTCCAAAGGCTCGATCAGGAAACGCTGGAGAGGCTCATTGAGATATACATGAGAGGATACGAGGGCATGCGCGAGTACGGCGGTGAAGGGGAGAGCTACGCGAAGCGCTACCTCAGGTGGTGCTGGGACAAGGCAAAGGCCGGCTTTTTCGTCGCAAAGGTTGGTGACGAAATAGCGGGCTTTATAGTCTGCGACAACGACTGGTACAGCAAATACGAGGGAAGAACAGTTGGGGCAATTCACGAGTTCGTGGTTGACAAACGGTTCCAAGGGCACGGAATAGGCCACAGGCTCATGGAAAAGTGCCTGGAGTACCTGGCGGAGCACAACGACAGAATAGAGCTATGGGTCGGGGAGAAGAACGAGAAGGCCATCAGGTTCTACGAGGATTACGGGTTCAAACGCGTCGGCCAGAGCGGGATATGGGTGCGTATGGTCAAAGACCTTCGGAAGGATGATGCACCCCGAGAAAAAGGGAAGTAG
- a CDS encoding multiprotein bridging factor aMBF1, producing the protein MGKAKPRYCEICGAPIRGQGHKIRLEGAEVLVCNRCYEKYGGKKPGTFSIMPTGRQPVRRTYSRPAPRPRPSKPRTERPLYTEEIVEDYAERVYRAIQRSGKSYEELSHEIGLSMNDLRAIAHGYREPTIKEARKLEKYFKITLIETEGGELLEKKTIPRDYEPTLGDIANIRIRKRKKK; encoded by the coding sequence ATGGGGAAAGCCAAGCCCAGATACTGCGAGATATGTGGGGCTCCAATAAGGGGACAGGGCCACAAGATAAGGCTTGAGGGGGCGGAGGTTCTCGTTTGCAACCGCTGTTATGAGAAATACGGCGGAAAGAAGCCCGGAACATTCAGCATAATGCCCACCGGAAGGCAGCCCGTCAGGAGAACCTACTCCAGGCCGGCCCCAAGGCCGAGGCCGTCCAAACCGAGAACCGAGAGGCCGCTCTACACGGAGGAGATCGTGGAGGACTACGCAGAGAGGGTTTACAGGGCGATACAGCGCTCGGGGAAGAGCTACGAGGAGCTGTCCCACGAGATAGGCCTTTCGATGAACGATTTGAGGGCAATAGCCCACGGCTACCGTGAGCCGACGATAAAAGAAGCCCGGAAACTGGAGAAGTACTTCAAGATAACCCTCATTGAGACCGAAGGTGGGGAGCTCCTTGAGAAAAAGACCATCCCGAGGGACTACGAGCCGACGCTCGGGGATATAGCCAACATCAGGATACGAAAGCGGAAGAAGAAGTGA
- a CDS encoding DUF356 domain-containing protein yields the protein MRNTIVLVRTDNFQKASIALADLVRYGGMQIRGDPRIIPPALSDWAFEKISGEKPRRRFRAHVIAQIDLPPAKAIGRLMDIHPPAHVLVIPPDTEVWEELIRLWSTFEKLKGFHPPKRTKAEELRKKREEEEELEEF from the coding sequence ATGAGAAACACGATTGTGTTAGTAAGGACCGACAACTTTCAGAAGGCCAGCATAGCATTGGCCGACCTCGTCCGCTACGGCGGTATGCAGATACGCGGCGACCCGAGGATCATTCCTCCCGCCCTCTCTGACTGGGCCTTTGAGAAGATAAGCGGTGAGAAGCCGAGGAGGCGCTTCCGGGCACACGTGATTGCCCAGATAGACCTTCCGCCGGCGAAGGCCATCGGCAGGCTCATGGACATCCATCCGCCGGCACATGTTCTCGTAATCCCGCCCGACACGGAGGTCTGGGAGGAGCTGATACGCCTCTGGAGCACCTTTGAGAAGCTCAAGGGTTTCCACCCCCCAAAGAGAACCAAGGCGGAGGAGCTCAGGAAGAAGAGAGAGGAAGAGGAGGAGCTGGAGGAGTTTTAA
- a CDS encoding TATA-box-binding protein — MVDMSNVKLRIENIVASVDLFTQLNLEKVIEICPNSKYNPEEFPGIICRFEEPKVALLIFSSGKLVVTGAKSVEDIERAVNKLIQMLKKIGAKFQRAPQIDIQNMVFSGDIGMEFNLDAVALSLPNCEYEPEQFPGVIYRVKEPRAVILLFSSGKIVCSGAKSEHDAWEAVRKLLRELEKYGLIEEEEEW; from the coding sequence TTGGTAGACATGAGCAATGTAAAGCTCAGAATCGAGAACATCGTCGCTTCTGTGGATCTCTTTACGCAGCTGAACCTTGAAAAGGTCATAGAGATATGTCCCAACTCCAAGTATAACCCCGAGGAGTTCCCGGGGATAATATGCCGCTTCGAGGAACCAAAGGTGGCGCTCCTTATATTCAGCTCCGGCAAGCTCGTCGTTACCGGCGCCAAGAGCGTCGAGGACATAGAGCGCGCCGTCAACAAGCTCATCCAGATGCTCAAGAAGATAGGCGCCAAGTTCCAGCGTGCGCCCCAGATAGACATCCAGAACATGGTCTTCAGCGGCGACATAGGCATGGAGTTCAACCTCGATGCGGTAGCATTGAGCCTTCCCAACTGTGAGTACGAGCCGGAGCAGTTCCCCGGCGTTATCTACCGCGTCAAGGAGCCGAGGGCGGTTATACTGCTCTTCTCGTCCGGAAAGATAGTCTGCTCTGGAGCCAAGAGCGAGCACGATGCCTGGGAGGCCGTCAGAAAGCTCCTCCGTGAGCTGGAGAAGTACGGCCTTATCGAGGAAGAGGAGGAGTGGTGA